The region TACCTTCATACAAATAGATATTGTTTGGTGCATAAAACGGTTGAGGAAGGACAATTTTAAAGACACCATCCCCGATGTCTTCCATGTCAGGAATTCGTTTGGGGATGGTAACTTTCATGGGTTCACCTTATGGTTGTTTTTTGATGATCAATCTTCTTTCGATTTCGAAGATTTTCTCTGGGATCTTTTCTTTTCCTAATTTCTTTTTATCGTTTTCTTTGAGGAAAAGATCAGCACCGAACTTATCCAAAGCATCGTTTGCTTTGATGTTTTTTAGTCCAATGAACTGAATTTGAACTTCTCCTGCAGGGATTCCGTATTCTGTTCCTTTGTCTTCCGTAGTCAAAATTCGGGAAATACAAGTTACGGTATCACCAGAAAAAGCAGGTTGGGTATGGTATCCTTCAGTAAATCCAAGTTCCCAAATTGCATTTTCGGAAATATCACGTGATGCCATTCCAGCTAACCAACCAAATACGAGCCCACCGTATACGACTGGTTCTCCACCCATAGGGCCAGAGATTCCAGCAGAATACAATTTATCATAATGAAGTGGATGAGTGTTTCCTACACGGAAAGTCCATTGGTAATGTTCATCAGTAATGGTTCTTCCATTTTGGTGAACATAGATTTGACCTGGTTTGAAGTTTTCAAAGTAAGTATGTCCCCAAGTTACATCTTTCATCTCAGTTGGGAATTTGAGGTTAGGAAGTTTGAGGGCAGGCGTTTTTGACTCTGGAAAGAATGCAGAAGCATCACCCGGTTTTGGATTGCCTTTTGGTTTTCCATTGGATTGGTAGATCATGATTTTACGTTCGTATTGTAAAACCACTTCGTTTTTTTGGTTGAGGCAAAGTGTTCTCACACTTACGATTCCTGGTTTCTCAGGGCCTTTGTCATCAACTGCTAAAATTTTAGTTCGAGAAGAAAGAGTGTCTCCCGGATAAACGGGTAATAAAAATTGTGCGTTGTAATAACCGAGGTTGGCAAGCGCCTTCTCACTGTTATTTTGAACCCCGATGGAAAGTGCTAAGTTGAAGACCATCAGTGGATGAACGAGTAGATCCGCAAATCCATGAGCTTTTGCATATTCTGCAGAAAGATAAAGTGGATTCGCATCCATAAACACTGTGGCAAATTCTTGGGCAAAACTTCTGTCCACTGTGAATTGACGAGGGTGAACATAGATATCACCTACATTGAATTCTTCGAGGTATCGTCCATAAATGTTCTTTTTGACATCAGAGAGAGAAGCAGGGGTGCTGGGAGCTAACTCACCAAAGGGGGACAGAGGTTTTTCGGCCATGGGAATTCCTTTTTCGAATGGGATAGGACTAATTTTCCAAGAGAGGTCCTACGGAAAACGATTTTTCCAATTCAGCCGGTCGCGCGTTTGGCGTATTCCTCCTTCCAGGCACTATGCCAATGATACCATTCTTCCCGGACGGCGCGGTACCGAACGAGATCACTGCGGACTTCCATCATAAGAGTTTCCAATTCTTCCACACGACGGTAAAGTCGTAAGGTCAAGGCTTCCCACTCTTCTTTGTTTTGGTCCATCCATGGTTCCATATTTTTTATATCGGTCGATCTTTTCAGTAAAATGTTGCTTTTTTAGTCTCCTCCCCATTCGATTCATGGTTCATGAGCTTTCTTTTTCCTACTGAAAATTCTATTCCTGAAAAATATCGGATCAAACCCATCCACCAAAAAGAATACCTACTCGGTGGAGAAATTCGGATCTGGGAAGGTGAATCCCAAATCGTAAAGTCTCCCATTTTTTTAAACAAAAATGGCAATTTGGAACAAGTAGTTTTAGGGTCCTATCCCAATTTTGATGCAAACCAAAGTTTACTCGCATTAGATGCTGCCGTAAAAGCTTATAACCACGGAACAGGTGTTTGGCCCATTGCCACACCAAAAGAAAGAATCGATGCCGTTCGCAAGTTTATAGAACTGATGAAGGGAAAAAGGGATCAAATTATTTTACTTCTCATGTGGGAGATTGGCAAAACAGAAAAAGATGCCACAAAGGAATTTGATCGAACCATAGAATACCTAGTTGATACCATCGAATCACTCCAAGAACTCGAAACAAGTTCAGCAAACTACATCAAAGAAGGAGGACTCATTGCGCAAATCAAACGTTCCCCTTATGGAGTGGTTCTCTGTATGGGACCCTTCAATTATCCCTTAAATGAAACATTCTGTACTCTGATCCCAGCCATCCTTATGGGAAATACCGTTGTTTTCAAACCGGCAAAGTATGGTGTGCTCCTATTACAGCCGCTCCTAGAATGTTTTCAAAAAGCTTTCCCACCTGGTGTGATCAATACCGTCTATGGTGATGGAGCCAAAGTCATCTCTCCGATTATGGAGTCAGGCAAAATTGATGTCTTTGCTTTTATTGGATCTAGTTCTACCGCCAATCTCATCACAAAAAAACATCCCAAACTCAACCGCCTAAGATCTGTTTTGGGACTGAATGCGAAAAACCCTGCCATCATTTTACCTGATACCGATTTAAAAACAATGGTTCCAGAAATTCTTGCTGGGTCATTAGCTTATAATGGACAAAGATGTACAGCACTCAAAATTCTTTTTGTTCATAAAGATATCTTAGATGAATTTACAAAACTTTATCTAGAAGAATTTTCAAAATGGAAAGCCGGTATGCCTTGGGATAAAGATGTGAATTTTACACCACTCCCTGAGGAAGGAAAAACCAAATGGTTAAAGGAACTTTTGGATGATGCAGTGAGTCATGGTGCAAAAATTCTAAACCCAGGTGGTGGTGAAATCAATGAATCCTTTATGTTTCCAGCGATTCTCTCCCCTGTTTCACCGAACGCACGTTTGTATCATGAAGAACAGTTTGGCCCGATCGTTCCCATTGTCCCCTTTTCTTCTGTCGATGAACCTTTAAATTATATCTTTGAGTCCAATATGGGCCAACAAGCCAGTGTCTTTGGTAAAGATCCCAAAACAGTTGGGAAGTTGATTGATGTCCTGGTGAACCAAGTC is a window of Leptospira kanakyensis DNA encoding:
- a CDS encoding MaoC family dehydratase — translated: MAEKPLSPFGELAPSTPASLSDVKKNIYGRYLEEFNVGDIYVHPRQFTVDRSFAQEFATVFMDANPLYLSAEYAKAHGFADLLVHPLMVFNLALSIGVQNNSEKALANLGYYNAQFLLPVYPGDTLSSRTKILAVDDKGPEKPGIVSVRTLCLNQKNEVVLQYERKIMIYQSNGKPKGNPKPGDASAFFPESKTPALKLPNLKFPTEMKDVTWGHTYFENFKPGQIYVHQNGRTITDEHYQWTFRVGNTHPLHYDKLYSAGISGPMGGEPVVYGGLVFGWLAGMASRDISENAIWELGFTEGYHTQPAFSGDTVTCISRILTTEDKGTEYGIPAGEVQIQFIGLKNIKANDALDKFGADLFLKENDKKKLGKEKIPEKIFEIERRLIIKKQP
- a CDS encoding NADP-dependent glyceraldehyde-3-phosphate dehydrogenase, which codes for MSFLFPTENSIPEKYRIKPIHQKEYLLGGEIRIWEGESQIVKSPIFLNKNGNLEQVVLGSYPNFDANQSLLALDAAVKAYNHGTGVWPIATPKERIDAVRKFIELMKGKRDQIILLLMWEIGKTEKDATKEFDRTIEYLVDTIESLQELETSSANYIKEGGLIAQIKRSPYGVVLCMGPFNYPLNETFCTLIPAILMGNTVVFKPAKYGVLLLQPLLECFQKAFPPGVINTVYGDGAKVISPIMESGKIDVFAFIGSSSTANLITKKHPKLNRLRSVLGLNAKNPAIILPDTDLKTMVPEILAGSLAYNGQRCTALKILFVHKDILDEFTKLYLEEFSKWKAGMPWDKDVNFTPLPEEGKTKWLKELLDDAVSHGAKILNPGGGEINESFMFPAILSPVSPNARLYHEEQFGPIVPIVPFSSVDEPLNYIFESNMGQQASVFGKDPKTVGKLIDVLVNQVARVNWNAQCQRGPDSFPFSGRKDSADGTLSVSDALRVFSIRTVVSFKDNEMGRNLLGEVLKERSSNYLSQEFHL